The nucleotide window AAAAAAGAATATATGATCTCATTGCACGCCGCTTCATCGCTGCGTTTTATCCGGAATGTAAGATCTCCAATACCACCGTACTGGGAAAAGTAGGCCAGGTACCTTTTAAAGTAACGGGTAAACAGATCATCGAGCCGGGCTGGAAGGAAGTATATGCCAATGATACCAGCATCAAAAAAGAAGGCGAAGAAGAAGAAAAATTCATTCCTGATTTTGTGGTAGGTGAAAGCGGACCACATACGCCCCGCATACATCAGGGCAAAACCACTCCGCCCAAAGCGTTTACAGAAGCCAGTCTGCTCAGGGCCATGGAAACAGCCGGCAAACAGGTGGATGACGAAGAAATGCGCGAGCTACTGAAAGACAATGGTATCGGCCGGCCTTCTACCCGCGCCAATATCATAGAAACCCTGTTCCGCCGCAAATACATCGACAAAAGGAAAAAAAATATCTTTGCCACACAAACCGGCATCGACCTGATTGATACCATACAAACAGAACTGCTCAAAAGCGCAGAACTTACCGGCCAGTGGGAACGGAAACTCCGGCTTATTGAAAAAGGCGAATACACCATGGACACTTTCAAGGAAGAGCTGATCACCATGGTAGTAGACCTCACCAAAGAGGTAAAGACCGCCAGCTACAAAACCATCACCATCGCGCCGGATGCACCACCACCGCCACCGGAAAAACCTAAAAAGGAACGGAAACCCAAAGCAGAAAAGAAACCGGTGGACCTGGCCACCATGCAGTGCCCCAAGTGTAAAGAGCACGCCTTATTAAAAGGCAACAGCGCCTACGGATGCAGCAACTTCAAAGTATGCGGGTTTAAACTGCCTTTTGAAGTGAATGGCAAAAAACTGACTGACAAACAGATACAAGATCTCGTGACCAAGGGAAAAGCCGGCAAATTAAAGCTGACAGACAACTTTGAGATCAGCTAAGTGATTTTATAAAACAAACAGGCTTTTATCATATTCCGGGCAGGCTCCTTCACGCGTGGTCACAAATCCGCTAACGGCAATGGCCAGATCGAGTGCTTCATTTACCGGCCTGCCACTCAGCAAGCGTGACAGAAAGCCCGCCAGGAAAGCATCGCCACTGCCCACCGTATCCTTTACCGTCACCTGCCTGGCAGGACGGTCGTAGAAGGTGTCTTTGTTGACATACAAAGCACCTTTACTTCCGCGGGTGATGATCAGTTGTTGTACCCCATACTGCTGCATCACCGCCTGTGCTCCCTCCAATGGAGTAGCAGCGGATGTTCCGTCAGCTTCCAGCACCAGCCTCAGTTCTTCTTCATTCATCTTCACCAGGTCTACCTGATGCAACAATTCCCGGATGGTGGCCATAGAACTGTGTGGCGGACGGATATTAATGTCCATTACTTTGAAGGCAGCGCTGCGGAGCAGCCTGCGCAGCGTGTATTCAGACACCTGGCTGCGGATGGCCAGGCTACCGAATACAAAAGCCGCGGCACGGCTCACCAGTGTTTCATATGCCGGTTGCCAGGCAATAAAATCCCAGGCTACCGGTTGCAGGATATCGTAATGCATTTCGTTGTCGGCGCCTGCCGTGGCTAGTACCGCACCGGTAGGATACTGGCGGTTGCGTTGTATGCCATCCGTTGGCAGCTGCCATTGATGCAGTATATCCAGCAGTTCATCCCCCGCTTTATCTGCACCGATACTGCTGATGATATGGCTATCCATTCCCAGCCTGGACAGGTGATAAGCAACATTCAGCGGCGCTCCGCCGGGTTTGCGGGTACCATCGGTAAATCTGTCCCAGAGCATTTCTCCGAAACATACGGTAACAGGCTTCATGCTATGTAGTTTTTACAGATAAGTGGCATATAAGGGAAGATACTATCTTTCTTCAAGATAATTAGCCGCGTAATTGTTTCTCCAGTTTTGTGACCGCAGCTCTCATGTTAATTCCCTTTCCCAGTACGGGTTTAAAGATATCTCCTTCCTCCCGCAGGCGCGCTGCAGCATTGTGAATGTTAAAATCCTTCATCTTCATTCCTTTTTTCACTTCTTCCCAATGCAGCGGCATCGATACGGTGGCACCGGGTTTGGGACGAAGAGAATAAGGAGCGGCTACGGTGGCTTTGGGCCTGTTTTGCAGAAAGTCGATGTACATTTTTCGTTTACGCCTGGTAGTGGCCCTTTCAATACTGGTAATATCCGGTATTCGGGCATGCACCATGGTGGCAATCACGCGCGCGAATTCCCGGGACTGTTCATACGTATAAAGGGCACCTAGTGGAATATAAATATGCAGACCGGCAGAACCGGAGGTTTTGCAATAGCCGGGAATACCGGCTGCATGCAGGATATCGTGGGTAACACGGGCTGCTTCAATCACCTGGTCAAAGGTGGTCTGGTCAGGATCGAGATCAATAATACACCAGTCGGGATGGTCTGGCTGCTGACGGCGGCTGCTCCAGGGATTGATTTCGATACAGCCCAGCGAAGCCATATACAGGAGTGTGGCCTCGTCATCACCCACCAGGTATTCTTTTTCCCGGTTATCATCATCACTACGGTAAGGAAAAGTAGATGCCCAGGAAGGAGCTTTGCCGGAAACATCTTTCTGGTAGAAGCTGGCGCCATGTATCCCGTTGGGAAAGCGGTTGAGCGATTGTGGCCTGTCTTTCAGATAAGGTACCATGTAGGGTGCTATCGCATAATAATAGTTGATCATATCCCTTTTAGTGATATGGTCTTCCGGCCAGTATATTTTGCTGAGATTGGTAAACTTCAGCGCATGTCCTTTGATGGTACGGACCTGTGTTTCCTCTCCGGGGTTGAGCAGGATGCCTGTCTCTTTGCCATTGGATGCCTTTACAGGTTTTTCGGCTACTACCTGTGCAGGAGATTTATCGTCACGCATCCCTTCAAAGGAAGGATGCCGCATCACCCCATCGGGCGTCATTTCGCGGAAGCTCACTTCGCAGATCAGCTGTGGCTTTAACCATACCGCTGCAGCTTTAGGTGGATGAGGGCGGAAAGGAGAAGTTTTGTTGACATCCGGCTCTGCAGCAAAAGGCGTTTTTTTTATCTCCAGTGGTTTAAAACGTTGCAGCAGTTCCCGTTGCTGTGTAATAGAAAACCCTGTCCCTATTTTGCCGGTATATTGTAGTTTACCTTTTTCGT belongs to Chitinophaga sp. HK235 and includes:
- a CDS encoding carbohydrate kinase; this translates as MKPVTVCFGEMLWDRFTDGTRKPGGAPLNVAYHLSRLGMDSHIISSIGADKAGDELLDILHQWQLPTDGIQRNRQYPTGAVLATAGADNEMHYDILQPVAWDFIAWQPAYETLVSRAAAFVFGSLAIRSQVSEYTLRRLLRSAAFKVMDINIRPPHSSMATIRELLHQVDLVKMNEEELRLVLEADGTSAATPLEGAQAVMQQYGVQQLIITRGSKGALYVNKDTFYDRPARQVTVKDTVGSGDAFLAGFLSRLLSGRPVNEALDLAIAVSGFVTTREGACPEYDKSLFVL
- the ligD gene encoding DNA ligase D — encoded protein: MRAPHTSATQAMPLPKNTTPMLATLASAATDQPGWLYEIKWDGYRALAFLNKGEVELRSRNNASFNEKYFPVYLALQQWKVNAVVDGEIVVINEEGMPIFSALQNWRNEADGLLVYYLFDLLWLNGKNTTMLPLLQRKKLLEQLMPVDDSTLRFSEGFITEGTDFFKQAQKLNLEGIIAKKTDSSYYPGTRSREWLKIKTGSRQEVVIGGYTKNEGSSKPFSSLLVGVYEKGKLQYTGKIGTGFSITQQRELLQRFKPLEIKKTPFAAEPDVNKTSPFRPHPPKAAAVWLKPQLICEVSFREMTPDGVMRHPSFEGMRDDKSPAQVVAEKPVKASNGKETGILLNPGEETQVRTIKGHALKFTNLSKIYWPEDHITKRDMINYYYAIAPYMVPYLKDRPQSLNRFPNGIHGASFYQKDVSGKAPSWASTFPYRSDDDNREKEYLVGDDEATLLYMASLGCIEINPWSSRRQQPDHPDWCIIDLDPDQTTFDQVIEAARVTHDILHAAGIPGYCKTSGSAGLHIYIPLGALYTYEQSREFARVIATMVHARIPDITSIERATTRRKRKMYIDFLQNRPKATVAAPYSLRPKPGATVSMPLHWEEVKKGMKMKDFNIHNAAARLREEGDIFKPVLGKGINMRAAVTKLEKQLRG